In Phaseolus vulgaris cultivar G19833 chromosome 3, P. vulgaris v2.0, whole genome shotgun sequence, the sequence AGGTGGGGCCAGATGAGGACTGAGTGCACTAGGTATTGATATCAGCACAACATTCTGGTCTGCATCAACTCCTCTTTTCCAGTCATTTACAACTATATGATGAATCCCCAGATCACTGCGTATATCCTGGTCAATCAGATATTGGAACATGTTATCAACTTCAGTTTAAGTAGTTTAAACGGCGGATGATGACAGACAGCTACTTGAAACTTGAAGATGCAACCAGCATGAGTGACATTACTTGTGTTGTGCTGCTACAACTTTGAGGAAATATACCAATTCTCAGTGAAGAAATCACAGATGAAACAGTGTTTTGTGAACTACCAACTACTTGGAATGCTGTTAGGGAAGAGACCAAAGACATGAAAACTTTGGCTGTAACATGGACCTTCCCCTTTTATTTATCAATTGCTTCAAGAGAAAGACATTACAAACAAATAAACCAGTCACCAAAATGGCAAACCTCAGCATCAAATCCTAAATGGAGATGCATGAATGAATCACATTGAGGAGTCGTGTTAATCCTATCTGAAAAAGACTTTGCAACAACTTCTTTAGGTAGCAATTTTAAGGTGTCCCACATCGATGCATTGCTGACAACAGCCTTTTTAGCACGTAGGAACTGCAGAATACataaatattcaattaaaaactaaaacgcAGATGCTAACCAATAAAAGTTTATCTTTGTGCCTTTTATCAATCAAAAACATACTCACTTGACCACTCCTCAGCTTAACTCCAATGGCTCTATCATTTTCAACAACAATTTTTTCCACGTGACTTTGGAGGGAAATTCTTCCCCCAAATTTCTCTAGTCCTCGCACAAGAGCATCCACAATAGCTGCACTTCCATGAAGGGGGTACTCAAGACAGCATCCTGGTTTGTACCATTCTGCAAACATGTAAACCTGAAAATTTGTTTGGACATTCATAAACTGAAACTTCAGTAACAATTTACAAAGGTTTCACTAATTAGTACACTAAGGCTTCAACCAGCAGTGAATCACTAACTTCCTATCCCATTGCTTAAGAAGATGTTaagaaatgaaaagaagagtAGTTACCAACCATCTCTGCTGAAAGCACAGCATTAGCTTTGACCCCAGCAAGCAAGAATGCGAGGAGGTCAATCCAATTCCGTATGAAAGGGTCTTTGAGCTGCAAATCATCAAGTATTTCGGAGAAAGGTCTGAGAAGTTTTGTGGCCCCAAGAGCAGTCCGAGGTCCCATCTGAATAAAGGATTTTAAGAGAGAAGGAGCATATCGAGCTGCAGCAGTGGAAACCACACCCCAGTCTCCTCGAATAGATAGAGGGGGAAGAGCCATTGCAGCTGCAGATAATGGAAGCACAGCATCCTGTGATGTCAAAAAAATTACGATAACTGGGGGCTGTTTGAACAATATTAGGATGGGAGAAAGACAAGATAACTCACTAAAAGTTTGCGCCACTCATCAACAGCATTTGGACCTGCGTACTGTTGAAGGTCCTGCATGAAGTGAAGACAATTTATACAATACTAAGGTGTGTTTAGAGAGAAAAAATGGATGCATGTGGAGCATGGGAGAGCAGAAGAAACCTTGAAAAATTCGGTAGGGCCAATGCGTGACAAGAATTGACCTTCAGGTATGTGAACCATCCATGAATCATAAGTGACACATGGAAGGGTCTCGCCCAAGGCATCCAAAACCTGAGCAAGAGGATTAGCCTGAGGACCCCGTGATTGCAAGCCGGAGAACAAAGATGGCCCAGAATCAAATTTGAAACCTTTGACGTCAAAAGAATGGGCAGCACCACCGGGTTGGTCATGGCTTTCTACCACCAACACATCTTCCTCGTACCTTGCCAACAGTGCTCCACAACACAGTCCACCGATGCCACTCCCAATGACAATCACATCAGCTTCACCATCTGCCTTACACCTCCACTTAGACTTATGACTCTCACGCCTCACACCATTTCTGAATGAACTGTAACATCTCACCAGATTAGGTGCAGCCATCATCATGGACATCCTCACTTCAATTTTTCACTTCTCCCTTCTCCTTTCTCATCTTACCTcacctcatttttttttttcttgttcttaaATTAGCCACGTCACGCACAACTTCCTCcccttcctttttcttttcttctcctCGTAAATAAActtcaaataaattaatatccACATCAATATATAATCttataatcaatatttttttatatttttaacatattgTGTAATGTGTAGGCGAAATTACTCGActtcaatataaataaatttgcaAAGAAATCGTGAATGTTGAGCACGAGTAGAGTACATGTAATAGTGAAGTCGTGAGACATGTAAACGATTTTTATGAACAAAAGTACTTGAAGTCTTAATGAGCAGAGTACTTGATAATCGTGTTTAGTGTATGGTAACCACAACTTtaatttttgaagtttttttttatttttctaatagataaaattattttatttttactatttttgaaTGATGAAATAATTAGTAAATAGttaaaatcaataataatattgaaataatttaaataaattttgagtAATTCTACTAAAGATTACATCGACTAGAGActaggacatttcattgtatataagtgggtgcaaatctcacctcatgagtcggttttatgaagttgagttaggcttaaagttcatttcttaatatggtatcagagctatttTCGAGTCTATCTtaacgagtatttgttgggcttatcaggtcacccgttatcggaccacccataatatgttatctcacgcacgagttgtcactctcggcgtgagggggtgttggagatcacacatcgactagagattagaacatttcattgtatataagtgagtgcaaacctcacctcatgagtcgattttatggggttgagttaggcttaaagtttacttcgtaatatattctttaaagtgtaaaattaatttaattataaacgATTTTAGAATCCTAAATGGTACACCTTAAAAACCAAACTCTAAGATAAATCTTTAAtcctaaaatttaaaagttaaaagtatataaatttaagaattcGTGAATTtgtaaatctttaaaaaattattgacaaaagtcatttaaattttattcgACACTGATCCATGTCATACACAATCAGACTAGATGATTCTCAGTGTGATCGTGAGGAGTTTCaaattctctttttttcttgtacTCATGTTATAGTTGTTTGTTTGGCATGTCACACAACAATCTCAAGCAAAAACAACctatattttttttggttttgtaaATGTCAGTCATCAATAACACAATGTTAAA encodes:
- the LOC137806663 gene encoding prolycopene isomerase, chloroplastic, producing MSMMMAAPNLVRCYSSFRNGVRRESHKSKWRCKADGEADVIVIGSGIGGLCCGALLARYEEDVLVVESHDQPGGAAHSFDVKGFKFDSGPSLFSGLQSRGPQANPLAQVLDALGETLPCVTYDSWMVHIPEGQFLSRIGPTEFFKDLQQYAGPNAVDEWRKLLDAVLPLSAAAMALPPLSIRGDWGVVSTAAARYAPSLLKSFIQMGPRTALGATKLLRPFSEILDDLQLKDPFIRNWIDLLAFLLAGVKANAVLSAEMVYMFAEWYKPGCCLEYPLHGSAAIVDALVRGLEKFGGRISLQSHVEKIVVENDRAIGVKLRSGQFLRAKKAVVSNASMWDTLKLLPKEVVAKSFSDRINTTPQCDSFMHLHLGFDAEDIRSDLGIHHIVVNDWKRGVDADQNVVLISIPSALSPHLAPPGKHVLHAYMPGTEPFDLWEGLDRRSAEYRNLKAERSEVMWKAVERAVGEGFSREKCEVKLVGSPLTHQRFLRRNRGTYGPAVQAGTDTFPGHSTPIPQLYCCGDSTFPGIGVPAVAASGAIVANSLVSVSQHSNLLDAIGI